In Pirellulales bacterium, the genomic stretch CCTCGATGCCAACACGCAGGAGTTGCGCAATGGTTCGACACCAACCAACAATGTGGCTGGGGCCGACTGGCATTTTGTGCAACGTCTGTGGGCGGTGAAACTTTCTGATGGGTCGGTCGCGATTTCCCCAAGTAATATTGCGGTAGAACCTTTCTCGGGCGGCGAGGTGATTGGTGATACCATCCTTAATCCGCGCATCTCTGGAAACAATCCAGTTTTCACTGCCTATAACGTCTCAGTTTCATCACTGACGCAAAGCGGCGGTGTGGCGACGGCGACCATCAACAGTTCAACCGGCACTGGCGGGATGCGCGTGGGAGATTGGATCAGTATTTCTGGAGCATCCGTCTCAGGTTACAACGGTAGCTTTCAGATTGCTTCCATTCCGTCTACCACCACTTTGAAATTCAACGTATCCAGCAGCTTGCCAAGCTCAGCGGGTGGCTCGGTCCGCTTGATTGGCGCTGCCGATTACAAATATGTGGCCGGACCGTACGTGAAAGGAACGGGAAACAATAGCGATACTTTTAACGGCCTCGGAAAAGTGGCAACGACGAGTAATGCAGACAGCTGGCAAACCAATTTAGCCGACAGCACATCGGTTTTTGCTGGGACAACACCGTCGGCCGCTGGTGACATCGCGTTCAATGCTTTGCTGCAGATGAACCGTGTAGCCACCACGCTGATCAACGGCGAAATTTATTTGGGCTTTGATTCTCACGGTGATGAAGGACCGTATTATGGATGGATCTTGGGCTATAACGCAGCCACCCTAGCCAATAACGCGGCGTTTGTCAGTGTGCCGTCGTTTGACAATTTTGCGAACAGCTCCGGCGAAGAGCCAAGTTTTATTGCCCAAGCCGGATTTTGGAATGCTGGTTCAACAATTGCGACCGATGGAACGTATCTTTATGTTTTTGCAGGAAATGGCGTCTTCAATCCGACTGCTGCCAATTTCAACTCGACATATACTTCTACGGACAATGGCCACGTCGTGCAAATGCCTCTGGACGATGATTACGGTGACTCGCTGCTCAAATTGCAATTCGATCCTAATACCACGCAAAACAATGTCAGTTTGGCTACCGGAATCATTCATAGCCCCAATGGCACCTACAATCCCGACGGCGGATATAATGCTGATGGATATGGACTGAAGGTGATCGATTATTTCACGCCGTCAAATGTATTTGAGCTCAACAAGAACGATGAAGACATCGGTACCGGCGGTGTAATGCTGATCCCGTCCATTGGCGCTGGTTCGACGACAGCACCTAATGGCGATCCACTATTGGTAACCGCTGGCAAAGAAGGCCGGATTTATTTGATCGATGCCAACAACCTCGGCGGTTACAACACGCAGTATGTCGTCGATGGAAACGAATCGACCAATGCCGATCCCGCTCCTTACGATCGAGTATTAGGCGAATACTATTATTTCGAAGCCAACGGCAATCCAGGAACCTTGGCCAACAATCAAACGGATAAAGGGTACGACACCCCGTCGTACTTCGATGGTCAATTTTACGTCGGCTTGGGGGCAGGCTCCGTCGGGACGTTGCAATCGCCGCAACAAGGTTTTATTGCTGCGGATTTCTTCTTCACTTCGACGCCGCACACAGGTATTCAGCCCACGCCGATTTTTACATCTGCAAATGATTTTGGAGGCCGCGGCACCACTGCTAGTATTTCCTCAAACGGTCTGGCAAATGGAATCATCTGGAATACCGTCGTTCAGCAATCGGGAAGCGATGCGCTGGTCGCATACGATGTCTCAGCCACCGGCATAGTGAGCGAAATGTTCAATAGCAATTGGACAATTGTCCAACAAGGTTCAAATATCACCGACACTCTTACCGGTGGCGTAGATAATGCAACGGGAGTCAAATCCAGTATCCCCACCGTGTTTAATGGAATGGTGTACGTTGGTACCGGCGGTGGTTCAGGGATCACAGGCCATATGCAAGGCACGATTACGGGCTACGGATTGTTAAATCCCGTGCTTCATCAATCTACAAATTTAACGGGCACTGCAAATGGGAGCACTGTGCATTTAACCTGGACGCGAAATTCAAATGATACCGAATCCGAAACACAAATCGAACGGTCGTCGGACGGTGTAACCTGGACGGCACTTGCTGTGTTGCCAAATGCCGCGACAAGTTACACGGATACCTCAGTGACGAGCGGCACACAATATCATTATCGGGTCACAGAAATCTATGGCATCGATTCGTCCACCGTGAGCGACGCTGTGACCGTTACAGTAACCGTCGGCACCTATCCCAAAGGTGATTTTAATCTCGATCATTCGGTAAATGCCTCCGACCTTGTGGCCGGTATGCAAGCGCTGATTGGCCTTGCTACTTATCAAACAAACAATCATCTCTCGAATGCAGACCTTGAATATCTGGGCGATGTGAACGGCGATGGCAAAGTGAACAACATCGATATTCAGGCATTGATCAATTTGCTTATCAGTGGTGGTGGAAGCGAAAGTGGCGACAGTGCCGGTAAAGGCAGCGGTGGCCTGACTTCCGCTAGTATTCCAACAGAGCGTATAAATCCCGTTCCGCAGCCTGTCAGCTTGATAGCATCGCCCGTCGGCACAACAACCTCATCCCGTAATGGCGCAATCAATTCCCAGCCTATGGAAAGTACAAGTTTTCTGGAAGTCACAAATTCTTTCGTTGATCAGTCGACGATCTTCCCATCGATTTCTCCGAGCGTAGTATTAAAGGCATCGAATGATTCCACAACCG encodes the following:
- a CDS encoding dockerin type I domain-containing protein, with product MVADVGVEIATSLLWGHSVNSWARLKCVNTLFGRYGQNCRRSAKHRLYTHVEALESRALLAAGDVLMGHGTLGSTGSDINETVLTPANVASTMAASQITTNFGRLFDTTLDGQVYAQPLAVANVNITRGSSLGVHNVLFVATQNDSLYAIDASSGVILWQDSFLQIVDPRVTIIGSPVPTLDVSTIPAGAVGPNGSSENALVSTTDIGPELGILATPAIDPATNILYLDANTQELRNGSTPTNNVAGADWHFVQRLWAVKLSDGSVAISPSNIAVEPFSGGEVIGDTILNPRISGNNPVFTAYNVSVSSLTQSGGVATATINSSTGTGGMRVGDWISISGASVSGYNGSFQIASIPSTTTLKFNVSSSLPSSAGGSVRLIGAADYKYVAGPYVKGTGNNSDTFNGLGKVATTSNADSWQTNLADSTSVFAGTTPSAAGDIAFNALLQMNRVATTLINGEIYLGFDSHGDEGPYYGWILGYNAATLANNAAFVSVPSFDNFANSSGEEPSFIAQAGFWNAGSTIATDGTYLYVFAGNGVFNPTAANFNSTYTSTDNGHVVQMPLDDDYGDSLLKLQFDPNTTQNNVSLATGIIHSPNGTYNPDGGYNADGYGLKVIDYFTPSNVFELNKNDEDIGTGGVMLIPSIGAGSTTAPNGDPLLVTAGKEGRIYLIDANNLGGYNTQYVVDGNESTNADPAPYDRVLGEYYYFEANGNPGTLANNQTDKGYDTPSYFDGQFYVGLGAGSVGTLQSPQQGFIAADFFFTSTPHTGIQPTPIFTSANDFGGRGTTASISSNGLANGIIWNTVVQQSGSDALVAYDVSATGIVSEMFNSNWTIVQQGSNITDTLTGGVDNATGVKSSIPTVFNGMVYVGTGGGSGITGHMQGTITGYGLLNPVLHQSTNLTGTANGSTVHLTWTRNSNDTESETQIERSSDGVTWTALAVLPNAATSYTDTSVTSGTQYHYRVTEIYGIDSSTVSDAVTVTVTVGTYPKGDFNLDHSVNASDLVAGMQALIGLATYQTNNHLSNADLEYLGDVNGDGKVNNIDIQALINLLISGGGSESGDSAGKGSGGLTSASIPTERINPVPQPVSLIASPVGTTTSSRNGAINSQPMESTSFLEVTNSFVDQSTIFPSISPSVVLKASNDSTTAKAGVRLTSAGPLNGNSIAAQSNTPANDSDFALQYDQVPSGVYFPEFSESANVPYSTVQKTPALVDQFLSDWSTRRVRRPNLNAIAVSKSSELETLDDMFLDLDCCSPAGNR